The genomic segment TCGCCCGCGATCCGAATGGAACTTCCGGTGCCATCGCGGCATTGGTGCAAAAATTCGGTGGCGAGGTTCTCGCCAGCCGTCTGTGGGAAGAACGCCGACTGGCCTATCCGATCAACGGCCAACGGAAGGGAACCTATTGGTTGACCTACTTCCGTCTCGATAGCCGAGAACTCACCAACTTCAATCGCGAAGGCCAGCTCAACGAGTCGATTCTTCG from the Planctomycetia bacterium genome contains:
- the rpsF gene encoding 30S ribosomal protein S6; its protein translation is MAKQVYEAMFIFDSNRFARDPNGTSGAIAALVQKFGGEVLASRLWEERRLAYPINGQRKGTYWLTYFRLDSRELTNFNREGQLNESILRSLVLKVDARIVDALVSHALQSPQEAAAKARRPEPVAAASGIDVSIPEEAIGLND